The Microbacterium natoriense genomic interval GCGCCACCACGACCTATCGGCAGCTTCTCGGGCAGATCGACCTGTTCGCCGGCGCCCTCGCCGCGCGCGGCGTCGGCGTCGGGACGAAGGTGGGCGTGCTCTGCCCGAACGTCCCCGCTTTCGCGACCGTGTTCCACGGCATCCTGCGAGCAGGGGCGACCGCGACGACGATCAACTCGCTGTACACCGCCGACGAGATCGCGAACCAGCTGACCGATGCCGACGCCACCTGGCTCGTCACCGTCTCTCCTCTGCTCGCCGGGGCACAGGCCGCGGCCGAGGAGCTCGGGATCGAGGCGGATCACGTGATCGTGCTCGACGGCGCCGAGGGGCACCCCTCGCTCCCCCAGCTCCTCGGAGAGGGGCACAGCGCCCCAGCGGTCTCCTTCGATCCCGCGACCCACATCGCGGTGCTCCCCTATTCCTCCGGCACCACGGGACGACCGAAGGGAGTCATGCTCACCCACCGCAACCTCATCGCGAACGTCTCCCAGTGCCGCTCCACGATCTCTCTCGCCGACGACGACCGCGTCCTCGCTGTGCTCCCCTTCTTCCACATCTACGGCATGACGGTGCTGCTGAACTTCGCTCTGCGCCAGCGTGCAGCTCTCGTGACGATGCCGAAGTTCGACCTCGTCGAGTTCCTGCGTGTGGTGCAGGAGCACCGGACCAGCTGGGTCTTCATCGCTCCCCCGATCGCAGTCGCCCTGGCGAAGCACCCCCTCATCGACCAGTACGACCTGTCGGCGATCAAGGTGATCTTCTCCGGCGCCGCGCCTCTCGACGGCACCCTGGCCACGACCGTCGCGAACCGGCTGGGCTGCGTGGTGTGCCAGGGGTACGGAATGACAGAGACGAGCCCGGTCACGCACGCCATCCCCTACGACCGCCCCGACATCGACCGCTCGTCCGTGGGCATGCTGCTCGCGAACACCGAAGCGCGGCTCCTCGCCGAGGACGGCGCCGACGTCGAGGTCCCGGCATCCGGCGCCAGCGAACCGGGCGAGCTCCTCATCCGCGGGCCGCAGGTGATGCAGGGCTACCTCAACCGTCCAGACGCGACTCAGGAGATGCTGGACGCCGACGGCTGGCTGCACACGGGTGACGTGGCGACCGTCACCCACGACGGGGTCTTCCGGATCGTCGACCGCCTCAAGGAGCTCATCAAGTACAAGGGCTACCAGGTCGCCCCCGCCGTGCTCGAGGCGGTGCTGCTCGAACACCCGTCCATCGCCGATGCCGCCGTGATCGGCACACTCGACGACGACGGCCAGGAGGTGCCGAAAGCGTACATCGTGGTGCAGCAGGGCGCCGAGCTGGATGCGGATGCCGTGATGGCCCACGTCGCCGCGCATGTCGCGCCACACGAGAAGGTGCGTCAGGTGGAGTTCATCGGCGCCATCCCGAAGTCGGCCTCGGGCAAGATCCTGCGCAAGGACCTGCGCGCCCGCGCGTGATCGCACGACCGACTCCCCAGGCGCCAAAGACGAAGCCCGCCACCTCCGAGGAGGTGGCGGGCTTCGTCGTACGCTGGGCGCTTACTCGGACTTCTCCTCGGCAGCAGCCTCGACGGTCTCCTCAGCGGGAGCCTCGGTCTCGGCGACCTCAGCCTCGGGAGCCTCCTCGACAGGAGCCTCCTCGACGACCTCGGCCGGCTTCTCAGCCTTCTCGGCCTTCGGAGCGGAAGCCTTCTTGGTCGACTTCGCCTTCGGGGTGACGGGCTCGAGGACGAGCTCGATCACTGCCATGGGCGCGTTGTCGCCCTTGCGGTTGCCGATCTTCGTGATGCGGGTGTAGCCGCCCTCACGGTCGGCGACCAGCGGAGCGATCTCGTTGAACAGCACGTGAGCGGCGTCCTTGTTGGAGCGCAGCACCGTCATCGCACGACGACGCGCGTGCAGGTCGCCGCGCTTGCCGAGCGTCACGAGACGCTCTGCGAGCGGACGCAGGCGCTTCGCCTTGGTCTCGGTCGTGGTGATCGACTTGTGGGTGAAGAGCTGCGCGGCGAGGTTG includes:
- a CDS encoding AMP-binding protein; the encoded protein is MVRSSYPDVEIPDVSIHEFLFGDLDESRLDAIALVDGMSGATTTYRQLLGQIDLFAGALAARGVGVGTKVGVLCPNVPAFATVFHGILRAGATATTINSLYTADEIANQLTDADATWLVTVSPLLAGAQAAAEELGIEADHVIVLDGAEGHPSLPQLLGEGHSAPAVSFDPATHIAVLPYSSGTTGRPKGVMLTHRNLIANVSQCRSTISLADDDRVLAVLPFFHIYGMTVLLNFALRQRAALVTMPKFDLVEFLRVVQEHRTSWVFIAPPIAVALAKHPLIDQYDLSAIKVIFSGAAPLDGTLATTVANRLGCVVCQGYGMTETSPVTHAIPYDRPDIDRSSVGMLLANTEARLLAEDGADVEVPASGASEPGELLIRGPQVMQGYLNRPDATQEMLDADGWLHTGDVATVTHDGVFRIVDRLKELIKYKGYQVAPAVLEAVLLEHPSIADAAVIGTLDDDGQEVPKAYIVVQQGAELDADAVMAHVAAHVAPHEKVRQVEFIGAIPKSASGKILRKDLRARA
- the rplQ gene encoding 50S ribosomal protein L17; this translates as MPKPTKGPRLGGGPAHERLLLANLAAQLFTHKSITTTETKAKRLRPLAERLVTLGKRGDLHARRRAMTVLRSNKDAAHVLFNEIAPLVADREGGYTRITKIGNRKGDNAPMAVIELVLEPVTPKAKSTKKASAPKAEKAEKPAEVVEEAPVEEAPEAEVAETEAPAEETVEAAAEEKSE